In the Candidatus Hydrogenedentota bacterium genome, one interval contains:
- the amrS gene encoding AmmeMemoRadiSam system radical SAM enzyme — protein MAVQCDLCPKRCVIEPGQSGECRIRVNVADRLVAVTYGYPCAIHVDPIEKKPLYHFLPGTPILSIATAGCNLHCKNCQNWEISQANPEDTKAYYLPPEKLLQAAREYECRSIAYTYTEPNVYYEYALDSCIRARECGLKNVLVTAGYINPEPMERLYRRVDAANIDLKAFSEAFYRDVCGATLAPVLDTLVRAKTLGVWVEVTNLVIPTLNDSDAELTALCRWVVENMGRDTPLHFSQFYPQHQMRHLPATPADTLDRARAIALAESLHYVYIGNIRRPDSATTHCPGCDAVVIERVGYEVARNRLRGGKCPECDARVHGVWQ, from the coding sequence CAGAGCGGCGAATGCCGGATTCGCGTGAATGTGGCAGACCGGCTCGTCGCCGTGACATACGGTTACCCGTGCGCCATCCACGTGGACCCGATAGAGAAGAAGCCTCTGTACCATTTTTTGCCGGGCACGCCAATACTCAGCATTGCGACGGCAGGCTGCAACCTGCACTGCAAGAATTGCCAGAACTGGGAGATTTCGCAGGCAAACCCGGAAGATACCAAAGCATACTACCTGCCACCGGAGAAGCTGTTGCAGGCGGCGCGCGAATACGAGTGCCGCTCAATTGCTTATACCTATACGGAACCGAATGTCTACTACGAGTACGCGCTGGATTCTTGCATCCGGGCGCGCGAGTGCGGACTCAAGAATGTGCTGGTCACGGCGGGCTACATCAATCCTGAGCCCATGGAACGGTTGTACCGGCGGGTGGATGCGGCGAACATCGACCTGAAAGCGTTTTCCGAGGCGTTCTACCGCGACGTCTGCGGGGCGACGCTGGCGCCGGTTCTTGACACGCTCGTGCGCGCCAAAACGCTCGGTGTCTGGGTCGAGGTCACGAATCTGGTCATTCCCACGTTGAACGACAGCGACGCGGAACTCACCGCCTTGTGCCGGTGGGTTGTCGAGAACATGGGCCGCGATACGCCGCTTCATTTCTCGCAGTTCTATCCGCAGCACCAGATGCGGCATCTGCCGGCAACCCCCGCGGATACCCTCGACCGCGCCCGGGCCATCGCGCTTGCGGAAAGCCTGCATTACGTGTATATCGGCAATATTCGCAGGCCCGACAGCGCAACGACGCACTGTCCTGGGTGTGACGCGGTGGTCATCGAGCGGGTCGGGTATGAGGTTGCGCGAAACCGCCTGCGCGGCGGCAAATGCCCGGAATGCGACGCGCGGGTACACGGAGTCTGGCAGTGA